One Streptomyces drozdowiczii DNA segment encodes these proteins:
- a CDS encoding amidohydrolase, producing MLISDVRPWGGEPSDLTVEDGVITAITPHDPARAAAEDTVAGRGRLALPSFSDVHCHLDSTRMGLPFRPHTGAPGVWGMMLNDREHWREDEWDVARRATYTLGRMIERGTTRVRSYAQIDADCGLERFEGVLAAKEAHAGRCEVEIMAFPQAGLLREKGVPELMDRALSSGAAVVGGIDPCTLDRDPVRHLDIVFGLAERHHAPVDIHLHEPGALGVFSVDLILERVRALDMAGRVTLSHAYDLGSVNEATTRRLIEEFAELDIAMATVAPARHHSLPLADLTAAGVRVGLGEDGQRDFWSPYGNGDMLDRTWQLAFTNGYRADALIEHTVAVATMGGASILQGGPPRLTSTTDRPGVTVGARADLLLLEGETVTSAVMDRSEDRTVLHEGRVVASSPVGA from the coding sequence ATGCTGATCAGCGACGTCCGTCCGTGGGGCGGAGAGCCCAGCGACCTCACCGTCGAGGACGGGGTGATCACCGCGATCACCCCGCACGACCCGGCCCGGGCCGCCGCGGAGGACACGGTGGCCGGCCGGGGACGGCTCGCCCTGCCGTCGTTCTCGGACGTCCACTGCCACCTGGACTCCACGCGGATGGGACTGCCCTTCCGCCCGCACACCGGTGCCCCCGGCGTCTGGGGCATGATGCTGAACGACCGCGAGCACTGGCGCGAGGACGAGTGGGACGTCGCCCGCCGGGCCACGTACACCCTGGGCCGGATGATCGAGCGCGGTACCACCCGCGTACGGAGCTACGCCCAGATCGACGCGGACTGCGGCCTCGAACGCTTCGAGGGCGTCCTCGCGGCGAAGGAGGCGCACGCCGGGCGGTGCGAGGTCGAGATCATGGCGTTCCCGCAGGCGGGCCTGCTCCGCGAGAAGGGCGTGCCGGAACTGATGGACCGGGCGCTGTCCTCCGGCGCCGCCGTGGTCGGCGGCATCGACCCGTGCACCCTGGACCGCGACCCCGTACGCCACCTCGACATCGTCTTCGGCCTCGCGGAGCGCCACCACGCCCCGGTCGACATCCACCTCCACGAGCCGGGCGCCCTCGGGGTGTTCAGCGTCGACCTGATCCTGGAGCGGGTGCGCGCCCTGGACATGGCAGGCCGGGTGACCCTCTCGCACGCGTACGACCTGGGCTCGGTGAACGAGGCGACGACGCGCCGCCTGATCGAGGAGTTCGCCGAACTGGACATCGCGATGGCGACCGTGGCCCCCGCCCGCCACCACTCCCTGCCCCTGGCCGACCTGACCGCCGCGGGCGTCCGGGTGGGCCTCGGCGAGGACGGCCAGCGCGACTTCTGGTCTCCGTACGGCAACGGCGACATGCTGGACCGCACCTGGCAACTGGCCTTCACGAACGGCTACCGCGCCGACGCCCTGATCGAACACACGGTGGCCGTGGCCACGATGGGCGGCGCGTCCATCCTCCAGGGCGGCCCGCCCCGCCTGACCTCCACGACGGACCGCCCGGGCGTCACGGTGGGCGCGCGGGCGGACCTGCTCCTGCTGGAGGGCGAGACGGTGACGTCAGCGGTAATGGACCGCAGCGAGGACCGCACGGTGCTGCACGAGGGCCGCGTGGTGGCTTCCAGCCCCGTCGGCGCTTGA
- a CDS encoding Tex family protein, giving the protein MTTSIEGRIAEELGVRERQVKAAVELLDGGSTVPFIARYRKEATEMLDDAQLRTLEERLRYLRELEERRTAVLESVREQGKLDEALEARIRAADTKARLEDIYLPFKPKRRTKAQIAREAGLEPLACGLLDDPSVDPLAAAAAFVDADKGVADAAAALEGARAILTERFSEDADLIGELRERMWTRGRLVARVRDGKEEAGAKFADYFDFAEPFTALPSHRVLAMLRGEKEDVLDLVLEPEEPSEEPGPSSYENMVARRFGVNDRGRPGDKWLADTVRWAWRTRILVHLGIDLRLRLRTAAEDEAVRVFASNLRDLLLAAPAGTRATLGLDPGFRTGVKVAVVDATGKVVATDVIHPHVPANKWAQALATLERLAREHRVELIAIGNGTASRETDKLAGELCAKHPELKLTKVMVSEAGASVYSASAFASQELPDMDVSLRGAVSIARRLQDPLAELVKIDPKSIGVGQYQHDLSEVKLSRSLDAVVEDCVNGVGVDVNTASAPLLSRVSGIGSGLAENIVAHRDANGPFRSRKGLKDVARLGPKAYEQCAGFLRIRGDDPLDASSVHPEAYPVVRAMVKKTGGDVAALIGNTGVLRSLRADDFVSEKFGLPTVSDILKELEKPGRDPRPAFKTATFKEGVEKIGDLEAGMVLEGVVTNVAAFGAFVDVGVHQDGLVHVSAMSRTFVKDPRDVVKPGDVVRVKVMEVDIPRKRISLTLRLDDEQAAGGRGASSAGERGGRPPRPRQGGGGGGRQSRGGGGRSAPAAAPASGAMADALRRAGLLKGE; this is encoded by the coding sequence GTGACGACGTCCATCGAAGGCAGGATCGCCGAGGAGCTCGGCGTACGCGAGCGACAGGTGAAGGCGGCCGTCGAGCTGCTCGACGGCGGGTCCACCGTGCCGTTCATCGCGCGCTACCGCAAGGAAGCGACCGAGATGCTCGACGACGCGCAGCTGCGCACGCTCGAGGAACGGCTGCGCTATCTGCGGGAGCTGGAGGAGCGCCGGACGGCGGTCCTCGAATCCGTACGGGAGCAGGGCAAGCTGGACGAGGCGCTGGAGGCGCGGATCCGGGCCGCCGACACGAAGGCGCGGCTGGAGGACATCTACCTCCCGTTCAAGCCGAAGCGGCGGACGAAGGCGCAGATCGCCCGGGAGGCCGGCCTCGAACCGCTCGCCTGCGGCCTGCTCGACGACCCCTCGGTGGACCCGCTCGCAGCAGCGGCGGCCTTCGTGGACGCGGACAAGGGTGTCGCGGACGCGGCGGCGGCCCTGGAGGGCGCCCGTGCCATCCTCACCGAGCGCTTCTCGGAGGACGCCGACCTCATCGGCGAGCTGCGCGAGCGCATGTGGACGCGCGGGCGGCTGGTGGCCCGGGTGCGGGACGGCAAGGAGGAGGCGGGCGCCAAGTTCGCGGACTACTTCGACTTCGCCGAGCCGTTCACCGCGCTGCCCTCGCACCGGGTCCTCGCGATGCTCCGGGGCGAGAAGGAGGACGTGCTCGACCTGGTCCTGGAGCCGGAGGAGCCGTCGGAGGAGCCCGGCCCGTCCTCGTACGAGAACATGGTCGCCCGGCGCTTCGGCGTGAACGACCGGGGGCGCCCGGGTGACAAGTGGCTGGCCGACACCGTGCGGTGGGCCTGGCGGACCCGGATCCTGGTGCACCTCGGCATCGACCTGCGGCTGCGGCTGCGTACGGCGGCGGAGGACGAGGCGGTACGCGTCTTCGCGTCGAACCTGCGCGATCTGCTGCTCGCCGCGCCGGCCGGGACGCGGGCCACGCTGGGGCTCGACCCCGGTTTCCGTACCGGGGTGAAGGTCGCCGTGGTGGACGCGACGGGCAAGGTCGTCGCGACCGACGTCATCCACCCGCACGTCCCGGCCAACAAGTGGGCCCAAGCCCTCGCCACGCTGGAGCGGCTGGCCCGGGAGCACCGGGTCGAGCTGATCGCCATCGGCAACGGCACGGCGTCCCGGGAGACGGACAAGCTCGCGGGTGAGCTGTGCGCGAAGCACCCGGAGCTGAAGCTGACGAAGGTGATGGTCTCGGAGGCGGGCGCCTCCGTGTACTCCGCCTCGGCGTTCGCCTCGCAGGAACTCCCCGACATGGACGTGTCGTTGCGCGGTGCCGTCTCGATCGCGCGCCGGCTCCAGGACCCGCTGGCCGAGCTGGTGAAGATCGACCCGAAGTCGATCGGCGTCGGGCAGTACCAGCACGACCTGTCCGAGGTGAAGCTCTCGCGGTCGCTGGACGCGGTGGTGGAGGACTGCGTGAACGGGGTCGGCGTCGACGTCAACACCGCGTCCGCGCCGCTGCTCTCCCGGGTCTCCGGCATCGGCTCGGGGCTCGCCGAGAACATCGTGGCGCACCGCGACGCGAATGGGCCGTTCCGGTCGCGCAAGGGCCTGAAGGACGTGGCCCGGCTGGGTCCGAAGGCGTACGAGCAGTGCGCGGGCTTCCTCCGCATTCGCGGCGACGACCCGCTCGACGCGTCGAGCGTGCACCCGGAGGCGTACCCGGTGGTGCGCGCGATGGTGAAGAAGACCGGCGGGGACGTGGCCGCGCTGATCGGCAACACGGGTGTCCTGCGGTCGTTGCGGGCCGACGACTTCGTGTCCGAGAAGTTCGGGCTGCCGACGGTGAGCGACATCCTGAAGGAGCTGGAGAAGCCCGGGCGCGACCCGCGCCCCGCCTTCAAGACCGCCACCTTCAAGGAGGGCGTCGAGAAGATCGGCGACCTGGAGGCCGGAATGGTGCTGGAGGGCGTCGTGACGAACGTCGCGGCGTTCGGGGCGTTCGTGGACGTCGGGGTGCATCAGGACGGGCTGGTGCATGTGTCGGCGATGTCGCGGACGTTCGTGAAGGATCCCCGGGATGTGGTGAAGCCGGGGGATGTGGTGCGGGTGAAGGTCATGGAGGTTGACATTCCGCGGAAGCGGATCTCGCTGACGCTGCGGTTGGACGACGAGCAGGCGGCCGGTGGCCGCGGCGCCTCTTCGGCGGGTGAGCGGGGTGGGCGGCCGCCTCGGCCCCGGCAGGGCGGCGGGGGTGGCGGCCGCCAGTCCCGTGGCGGCGGGGGGCGGTCCGCGCCGGCTGCGGCGCCGGCCAGTGGGGCGATGGCTGACGCGTTGCGGCGGGCGGGGTTGTTGAAGGGCGAGTAG
- a CDS encoding HdeD family acid-resistance protein gives MDGPEREGRKLHRSFSGLALLGILLVVAGLVGLVYTGVATLTSMILFGWLLLVGGLVGLLHAIQSRGTSYFWLGVVVAALNIAAGLVVIRHPHGTAEALTMFAALLFLTGGVFRLVGSVVVRGPQFGWTLLQGAFGLLLGLLVLFDWPHSSLYVLGCFFSLALLFDGLGLIAIGIGGRRIVSMVSEQMGTRERERTRSPRMVGSSPKADTVA, from the coding sequence GTGGACGGTCCCGAACGCGAAGGCAGGAAGCTCCACCGCAGTTTCAGCGGTCTGGCCCTGCTCGGCATCCTGCTCGTCGTCGCCGGCCTGGTCGGCCTCGTCTACACCGGCGTCGCGACGCTCACCTCGATGATCCTCTTCGGCTGGCTGCTGCTCGTCGGCGGTCTGGTCGGTCTGCTGCACGCCATCCAGTCGCGCGGCACCAGCTACTTCTGGCTCGGCGTCGTGGTGGCCGCGCTCAACATCGCCGCCGGGCTGGTCGTCATCCGCCATCCGCACGGCACCGCCGAGGCGCTGACCATGTTCGCGGCGCTGCTCTTCCTGACCGGCGGGGTCTTCCGGCTCGTCGGCAGCGTCGTGGTGCGCGGCCCGCAGTTCGGCTGGACGCTGCTCCAGGGCGCCTTCGGCCTGCTCCTCGGCCTGCTCGTCCTCTTCGACTGGCCGCACAGCAGCCTCTACGTACTCGGCTGCTTCTTCTCGCTCGCCCTGCTCTTCGACGGGCTCGGGCTCATCGCCATCGGGATCGGCGGCCGGCGCATCGTCTCGATGGTCTCCGAGCAGATGGGGACCAGGGAGAGGGAACGGACCCGCTCACCGAGGATGGTCGGAAGCAGTCCGAAAGCTGACACTGTCGCGTGA
- a CDS encoding SCO6745 family protein, with amino-acid sequence MSTLPPRAGRRCHNALNPLHSSLYFSPDLGKELGGIGIEDPSAAYFATRAAAMGAVGAETVTATFYNFNHALVARHVPAIWDIASPAKVLDARLRAADATLRRLLGEEIIASPEMAEAARLALRATEGCTRHARPLYAAHAGLPVPDEPHLAYWHAATLLREHRGDAHLAALLTAELDPLEALVSHTATGKGMAIRWILASRGWRRADWEEASERLRGRGLLTAEGELTEEGAALRTEVEEATDRMDLGPYEHLGGPGVARLTELGRGFLATAAAAGAFPASATG; translated from the coding sequence ATGAGTACTCTCCCGCCCCGTGCCGGCCGGCGCTGCCACAACGCCCTGAACCCGCTGCACTCCTCGCTCTACTTCTCCCCCGACCTCGGCAAGGAGCTCGGCGGGATCGGGATCGAGGATCCCTCCGCCGCCTACTTCGCCACCCGCGCCGCCGCCATGGGCGCGGTCGGGGCGGAGACGGTGACCGCGACCTTCTACAACTTCAACCACGCGCTCGTGGCGCGGCACGTACCCGCGATCTGGGACATCGCCTCGCCGGCGAAGGTCCTGGACGCGCGGCTGCGCGCCGCCGACGCGACGCTGCGCCGGCTGCTCGGCGAGGAGATCATCGCCTCGCCCGAGATGGCCGAGGCGGCGCGGCTGGCCCTGCGCGCCACGGAGGGCTGCACCCGGCACGCCCGGCCGCTGTACGCCGCGCACGCCGGTCTGCCGGTGCCCGACGAACCGCATCTGGCGTACTGGCACGCGGCGACGCTGCTCCGCGAGCACCGGGGCGACGCCCACCTCGCCGCCCTCCTCACCGCGGAGCTGGACCCGCTCGAAGCGCTGGTCAGCCACACCGCGACGGGCAAGGGCATGGCGATCCGCTGGATCCTGGCCAGCCGGGGCTGGCGGCGCGCCGACTGGGAGGAGGCGTCGGAGCGGCTGCGCGGGCGCGGGCTGCTCACGGCGGAGGGCGAGCTGACCGAGGAGGGCGCCGCGCTGCGCACGGAGGTGGAGGAGGCCACGGACCGGATGGACCTGGGCCCGTACGAGCACCTGGGCGGGCCGGGTGTGGCCCGGCTGACCGAGCTGGGGCGCGGCTTCCTCGCCACGGCCGCGGCGGCGGGCGCCTTCCCGGCGAGCGCGACGGGCTGA
- a CDS encoding FAD-dependent oxidoreductase, which produces MADVIVVGGGVSGLTTAKVLAERGHRVRVWSREPAGETTSAVAGALWWPYRIEPLDRVGDWSLAALRWYEELAVRPEETGVRLVVGLHRGERLANLGAWAGELKDAVETADGLRCRLPLIDMPAHLGWLEDRVRAAGGTVERRAVTSFAQAAAEAGTVVNCAGIDARDLVPDAGVRPVRGQLVLVENPGIREWFTEADPASSETTYFFPQPGRLVLGGTATADDWTSAPDPRTAEEIVARCARIRPEIADAKIIGHRVGLRPSRDAGVRIEAESLPGGARLVHNYGHGGAGVTVALGCAREAARLVE; this is translated from the coding sequence GTGGCGGACGTGATCGTGGTGGGCGGCGGGGTCAGCGGGCTGACCACGGCGAAGGTGCTGGCCGAGCGGGGCCACCGGGTGCGGGTGTGGTCGCGGGAGCCGGCCGGCGAGACGACCTCGGCCGTGGCGGGCGCCCTGTGGTGGCCGTACCGGATCGAGCCGCTGGACCGCGTCGGCGACTGGTCGCTGGCCGCCCTGCGGTGGTACGAGGAGCTGGCCGTACGCCCGGAGGAGACCGGTGTACGGCTGGTCGTAGGGCTCCACCGGGGCGAGCGCCTGGCGAACCTCGGGGCGTGGGCCGGGGAGCTGAAGGACGCCGTGGAGACGGCCGACGGTCTGCGGTGCCGGCTGCCGCTGATCGACATGCCGGCGCACCTGGGGTGGCTGGAGGACCGGGTCCGGGCGGCCGGGGGCACGGTCGAGCGCCGCGCGGTCACCTCGTTCGCCCAGGCCGCCGCGGAGGCGGGGACGGTGGTGAACTGCGCCGGTATCGACGCCCGGGACCTGGTGCCGGATGCCGGGGTGCGTCCGGTGCGCGGGCAGTTGGTGCTGGTGGAGAACCCGGGGATCCGGGAGTGGTTCACGGAGGCCGACCCGGCGTCGAGCGAGACCACGTACTTCTTCCCGCAGCCGGGCCGCCTGGTGCTGGGCGGCACGGCGACGGCCGACGACTGGACCTCCGCGCCCGATCCCCGTACGGCCGAGGAGATAGTCGCCCGGTGCGCCCGGATCCGCCCGGAGATCGCCGACGCGAAGATCATCGGCCACCGCGTGGGCCTCCGCCCGTCCCGCGACGCGGGCGTCCGCATCGAGGCGGAGTCCCTGCCCGGAGGCGCCCGGCTGGTGCACAACTACGGACACGGAGGCGCGGGCGTGACGGTGGCCCTGGGCTGCGCACGGGAGGCGGCCCGGCTGGTGGAGTGA
- a CDS encoding GlxA family transcriptional regulator: MKQRSVLVVLFDGMQSLDVTGPLEVFAGASRFPDVSYELRTASLDGAPVRSSCGLTLVPDGSLADTPVPHTLLVPGGRGTRDPDPGLVQWLRAHGPLPERLVSVCSGALLLAAAGQLDGHRATTHWNVCEKLAREHPAVEVDPEPIFVRDGRIATSAGVTAGIDLALALVEEDHGRDVALTVARHLVVFLRRPGGQSQFSAQLSAQTARREPLREVQHWITEHPGADLSVEALAARARLSPRHFARAFQAETGTTPGRYVDRVRLEHARRLLEDTTDGVAGIARSCGYGTPEAMRRAFVKALGAGPAEYRRRFGSRTTAPS, encoded by the coding sequence ATGAAGCAGCGATCCGTGCTCGTCGTCCTCTTCGACGGCATGCAGAGCCTCGACGTCACCGGCCCCCTGGAGGTCTTCGCCGGGGCGTCCCGCTTCCCCGACGTCTCCTACGAGCTGCGCACCGCCTCGCTGGACGGCGCCCCGGTCCGCTCCTCCTGCGGCCTCACCCTGGTCCCCGACGGCAGCCTCGCCGACACGCCGGTGCCCCACACCCTCCTCGTCCCCGGCGGCCGGGGCACCCGCGACCCCGACCCCGGGCTCGTCCAGTGGCTGCGCGCGCACGGGCCGCTGCCGGAGCGGCTGGTCTCCGTGTGCAGCGGGGCGCTGCTGCTCGCGGCGGCCGGACAGCTGGACGGGCACCGGGCGACGACGCACTGGAACGTGTGCGAGAAGCTGGCCCGCGAACACCCCGCCGTCGAGGTGGACCCCGAGCCGATCTTCGTACGCGACGGCAGGATCGCCACCTCCGCCGGGGTCACCGCGGGCATCGACCTCGCGCTGGCCCTGGTCGAGGAGGACCACGGGAGGGACGTCGCCCTCACGGTCGCCCGGCACCTCGTCGTCTTCCTGCGCAGGCCGGGCGGCCAGTCCCAGTTCAGCGCGCAGCTCAGCGCCCAGACGGCGCGCCGTGAACCGCTGCGCGAGGTGCAGCACTGGATCACCGAGCACCCCGGCGCCGACCTCTCCGTCGAGGCCCTGGCCGCCCGCGCCCGCCTGTCGCCCCGCCACTTCGCCCGCGCCTTCCAGGCGGAGACGGGCACCACGCCCGGCCGGTACGTCGACCGGGTCCGCCTCGAACACGCCCGCCGGCTCCTGGAGGACACCACCGACGGAGTCGCCGGGATCGCCCGCAGCTGCGGCTACGGCACGCCCGAGGCGATGCGCCGGGCCTTCGTCAAGGCGCTCGGCGCGGGCCCGGCCGAATACCGCCGCCGCTTCGGCTCCCGCACCACCGCCCCCTCCTGA
- a CDS encoding DJ-1/PfpI family protein — translation MQIAIALFDRFTALDAVGPYEILSRAPGAEPVFVAERAGAVRNDSGTLELVAHRTFDQVPAPDLVIVPGGPGQHHQMENENLLGWLRGADAASTWTTSVCSGSLLLAAAGLLKGRRATSHWLALDQLSGHGAEPTGERVVFDGKYVTAAGVSAGIDMGLTLLGRIAGDRTAQAVQLLTEYDPRPPYDAGSPDKAPADLVEEWRGRSRFILR, via the coding sequence ATGCAGATCGCCATCGCCCTCTTCGACCGCTTCACCGCGCTGGACGCTGTAGGACCGTACGAGATCCTGTCGCGCGCCCCCGGCGCCGAGCCGGTCTTCGTCGCCGAGCGGGCGGGAGCGGTACGCAACGACAGCGGCACGCTCGAACTGGTCGCCCACCGCACGTTCGACCAGGTGCCCGCCCCCGACCTGGTGATCGTCCCCGGCGGCCCCGGACAGCACCACCAGATGGAGAACGAGAACCTGCTCGGCTGGCTGCGCGGCGCCGACGCGGCCAGCACCTGGACGACCTCCGTGTGCAGCGGCTCGCTGCTCCTCGCGGCGGCGGGGCTCCTGAAGGGGCGCCGCGCCACCTCGCACTGGCTGGCGCTCGACCAGCTCAGCGGCCACGGCGCCGAACCCACCGGCGAACGCGTCGTCTTCGACGGCAAGTACGTCACCGCCGCCGGCGTCTCGGCCGGCATCGACATGGGCCTCACCCTGCTCGGCCGCATCGCCGGCGACCGCACCGCCCAGGCCGTACAGCTCCTCACCGAGTACGACCCCCGGCCGCCCTACGACGCGGGGTCGCCGGACAAGGCGCCGGCCGACCTGGTCGAGGAGTGGCGGGGCCGGAGCCGCTTCATCCTTCGGTAG
- a CDS encoding enoyl-CoA hydratase/isomerase family protein, whose amino-acid sequence MDRTEPRLEHTVADGVATVVIGNPAKRNAMTAAMWEALPVLLDKLAADPSVGVLVLTGAGDTFCAGADISSLRDPESDPQSLAVAAEEALAAFPLPTLAVVRGYCVGGGSQLAAACDLRFAAEGALFGVTPAKLGIVYPASSTRRLVALTGPATAKHLLFSGELIDTERALRTGLVDEVLPADGLDERVAAYVRTLVSRSRLTQAAAKEFAAGREDRDAHWAGQARGSGDTAEGVAAFLERRAPRFTWAPTEG is encoded by the coding sequence ATGGACCGTACGGAACCCCGTTTGGAGCACACCGTCGCGGACGGCGTCGCCACCGTCGTCATCGGCAACCCCGCCAAGCGCAACGCGATGACGGCCGCCATGTGGGAGGCGCTGCCGGTCCTGCTCGACAAGCTGGCCGCCGATCCTTCCGTAGGCGTCCTGGTCCTGACGGGCGCGGGCGACACCTTCTGCGCGGGCGCCGACATCTCCTCGCTCCGCGACCCGGAGAGCGATCCGCAGAGCCTGGCCGTGGCGGCCGAGGAGGCGCTGGCCGCGTTCCCGCTGCCGACCCTCGCGGTGGTACGCGGCTACTGCGTGGGCGGGGGGAGCCAGCTCGCCGCCGCCTGCGATCTGCGCTTCGCGGCGGAGGGCGCCCTGTTCGGGGTCACCCCGGCCAAGCTGGGCATCGTCTATCCCGCGTCGTCCACCCGCCGCCTCGTCGCCCTCACGGGTCCGGCGACCGCCAAGCACCTGCTGTTCTCCGGTGAGCTGATCGACACGGAGCGGGCGCTGCGGACGGGGTTGGTGGACGAGGTGCTGCCGGCCGACGGGCTGGACGAGCGGGTCGCCGCCTACGTACGCACCCTGGTGTCCCGGTCCCGGCTGACCCAGGCCGCCGCCAAGGAGTTCGCGGCCGGGCGCGAGGACCGGGACGCGCACTGGGCCGGGCAGGCGCGGGGCAGCGGCGACACCGCGGAGGGGGTCGCCGCCTTCCTGGAACGCCGCGCGCCCCGCTTCACCTGGGCGCCTACCGAAGGATGA
- a CDS encoding ABC-F family ATP-binding cassette domain-containing protein has protein sequence MTATLVAKDLAAGHGDRTLFAGLDLVVAPGDVIGLVGVNGAGKSSLLRLLAGLDQPEEGELRLSPPTATVGHLPQEPERRPGETVREFLARRTGVAEAQTAMDAATEALVEGAPGADDAYSESLERWLSLGGADLDERAEETAAELGLTVGLDLPMTALSGGQAARAGLASLLLSRYDVFLLDEPTNDLDLDGLERLEKYVSGLRSGTVVISHDREFLMRTVTKVLELDLAQQQINLYGGGYAAYLEERERARRHAREEFEEYADKRSALESRALMQRSWMDKGVKNARRKATDSDKIGRKFRSESSEKQAAKARQTQRMIERLDVVEEPRKEWELRMEIASAPRSGSVVATLREARVVRGDFVFGPASLQIDWADRVAITGANGSGKSTLLAALLGRLPLDAGHATLGSGVVVGEVDQARRLFHGTETLLEAFCAAVPETEPADVRTLLAKFGLRADHVMRPATTLSPGERTRAALALLQGRGVNLLVLDEPTNHLDLPAIEQLESALDSYTGTLLLVTHDRRMLEAVRTTRRIEVAEGKVTEV, from the coding sequence ATGACTGCCACTCTCGTCGCCAAGGATCTCGCCGCCGGACACGGCGACCGCACGCTGTTCGCCGGGCTCGACCTCGTCGTCGCCCCCGGGGACGTGATCGGTCTCGTCGGAGTCAACGGCGCCGGTAAATCGTCCCTGCTCCGGCTGCTCGCCGGCCTCGACCAGCCGGAGGAGGGCGAGCTGCGGCTCTCCCCGCCCACCGCCACCGTCGGCCACCTGCCCCAGGAGCCCGAGCGGCGGCCCGGCGAGACCGTACGGGAGTTCCTGGCCCGCCGGACCGGCGTCGCCGAGGCCCAGACCGCCATGGACGCCGCCACGGAGGCCCTGGTCGAGGGCGCCCCCGGCGCGGACGACGCGTACTCCGAGTCCCTGGAGCGCTGGCTCTCCCTCGGCGGCGCGGACCTCGACGAGCGCGCCGAGGAGACCGCCGCCGAACTCGGCCTCACCGTCGGCCTCGACCTGCCGATGACCGCGCTCTCCGGCGGCCAGGCGGCCCGCGCCGGGCTCGCCTCGCTCCTGCTGTCGCGCTACGACGTCTTCCTGCTCGACGAGCCCACCAACGACCTGGACCTGGACGGCCTGGAACGCCTGGAGAAGTACGTCTCCGGCCTCCGCTCCGGCACCGTCGTCATCAGCCACGACCGCGAGTTCCTGATGCGCACGGTCACCAAGGTCCTCGAACTCGACCTGGCCCAGCAGCAGATCAACCTGTACGGCGGTGGCTACGCGGCCTACCTGGAGGAGCGCGAGCGCGCCCGGCGGCACGCCCGCGAGGAGTTCGAGGAGTACGCCGACAAGCGCTCGGCACTGGAGAGCCGCGCCCTGATGCAGCGCTCCTGGATGGACAAGGGCGTCAAGAACGCCCGCCGCAAGGCCACCGACTCCGACAAGATCGGCCGCAAGTTCCGCAGCGAGTCCAGCGAGAAGCAGGCCGCCAAGGCCCGGCAGACGCAGCGCATGATCGAACGGCTCGACGTGGTGGAGGAGCCGCGCAAGGAGTGGGAGCTGCGCATGGAGATCGCCTCCGCGCCCCGCTCCGGTTCGGTCGTCGCCACCCTCCGCGAGGCCCGCGTCGTACGCGGCGACTTCGTCTTCGGCCCCGCCTCGCTCCAGATCGACTGGGCGGACCGGGTCGCCATCACGGGCGCCAACGGCTCCGGGAAGTCGACCCTGCTGGCCGCGCTGCTCGGCCGCCTCCCGCTGGACGCGGGGCACGCGACCCTGGGCTCCGGCGTGGTGGTCGGCGAGGTGGACCAAGCGCGCCGGCTCTTCCACGGCACGGAGACGCTGCTGGAGGCGTTCTGCGCGGCGGTCCCGGAGACGGAGCCCGCCGACGTACGCACCCTGCTCGCCAAGTTCGGGCTGCGCGCCGACCACGTCATGCGCCCGGCGACCACCCTCTCACCGGGCGAGCGCACCCGGGCGGCGCTCGCCCTGCTCCAGGGCCGGGGCGTCAACCTCCTCGTGCTGGACGAGCCCACGAACCACCTGGACCTCCCGGCGATCGAACAGCTGGAGTCGGCGCTCGACTCGTACACCGGAACGCTGCTCCTGGTCACGCACGACCGCCGGATGCTGGAAGCGGTCCGTACGACGCGCCGGATCGAGGTGGCGGAGGGCAAGGTGACGGAGGTCTGA
- a CDS encoding GntR family transcriptional regulator, with protein MTPAGDPAASHADHAERAIRAGILSGAHPPGSRLRERELSESLGVSRIPVREALTRLTGEGLVVMSPRRGASVRDLSLRDVAELFDLRLSLEVFAARRAAEACAAGGDGEPLRAAMEAAEAATARGDAAEIPAANTALHAEIVAMTGNRLLRDALQPSLGLVQWLFGLTGGRDPRVQCAEHRDICAAIHAGKPDLAGALAYAHIERGREPSLTALSGILPPE; from the coding sequence ATGACTCCAGCGGGCGACCCCGCCGCCTCGCACGCCGACCACGCCGAGCGGGCAATCCGCGCCGGCATCCTGTCCGGCGCGCACCCGCCCGGCTCACGGCTGCGCGAACGCGAGCTCTCCGAGAGCCTGGGCGTCTCCCGCATCCCGGTCCGGGAGGCGCTCACCCGGCTGACCGGTGAGGGTCTGGTCGTCATGTCCCCGCGCCGGGGCGCCTCCGTGCGCGACCTCTCGCTGCGGGACGTCGCCGAACTCTTCGACCTCCGCCTCAGCCTGGAGGTCTTCGCCGCCCGCCGGGCCGCCGAGGCGTGCGCGGCCGGAGGAGACGGGGAGCCGCTGCGGGCCGCGATGGAGGCGGCGGAGGCCGCCACCGCGCGGGGCGACGCGGCGGAGATCCCCGCGGCCAACACCGCCCTGCACGCGGAGATCGTCGCGATGACCGGCAACCGGCTGCTCCGGGACGCGCTACAGCCCTCGCTCGGCCTGGTGCAGTGGCTGTTCGGCCTCACCGGCGGCCGCGACCCGCGCGTCCAGTGCGCCGAGCACCGGGACATCTGCGCCGCGATCCACGCGGGCAAGCCGGACCTGGCCGGGGCACTCGCGTACGCCCACATCGAACGGGGGCGGGAGCCGTCCCTGACGGCGCTGTCCGGAATCCTCCCGCCCGAGTGA